The genome window GGACAAAAAGCTGCTCAAGATAACTGACCGATATCCCTTCATGGGCACTGATCTGCTTCAAAGAAACCGGCTTTTTTCCATCAGCCAGAATCGCCATAGCCAGCATAGCTCGCACTGAATATCTTCCTTTAGTCGACAACTTCAAAAGCTCACCTCCATTGCCCGGGGCGGACAGGTCTTGACGCATAAACCACAGGCGGTACAATTATCAGGATCAAAAGAAACCAACATCGAAGGACGTTCAATACTTAAGGCCCCGGTTGGACAAATAGCAGTACAGGCACCACAATGAATGCATAATTCTTCATTACGTTTCACACTCATATTAATTGACTCAACCTTGACCCCCTGCCTCATTAGATAGTCAAGTCCCTGTTCCATCAAAGATGGATCACCGCTGATTTCCATCGCCAGGTAACTTTCTTTTTTAGGCAGGATTACCGCTCTCCGGATGTTAAAAACCAGATTATAATCCTTGATTAAACGATAAACGATCGGTTGATCATAATTTGATTTATCAAAATGAAGCACATAGGTTTTTTTCATCTTTACCTCTCATTTCCGAGACAGCGGAACCAGTTCCAGGTCGCCACCAGCT of Pseudomonadota bacterium contains these proteins:
- a CDS encoding 4Fe-4S binding protein is translated as MKKTYVLHFDKSNYDQPIVYRLIKDYNLVFNIRRAVILPKKESYLAMEISGDPSLMEQGLDYLMRQGVKVESINMSVKRNEELCIHCGACTAICPTGALSIERPSMLVSFDPDNCTACGLCVKTCPPRAMEVSF